In Paramormyrops kingsleyae isolate MSU_618 chromosome 13, PKINGS_0.4, whole genome shotgun sequence, a single window of DNA contains:
- the ttc17 gene encoding tetratricopeptide repeat protein 17 produces MADHRRSCLGSRRLFGLRQTVTFMFAIVGFLSVEPGSATTHWVVTEDGKIQQQVDSPMNLKHPHDLVIFMRQETRVNYLKDLEKQLVAQKIHIEENEDRDTGLEQRHYKEDPDCMTAKVPLGDLDLYDGTYISLESKDISPEDYVDFRAPLPPGLEKPDCGRILELPYSIHAFQHLRGIQERGNLTSPLLSKEDPIFIALSNKLGRSVDEAGHRIHQGLLRNSSSWVLYNLASFYWRIKNEPRHAVDCAVRALHFSPRQHKDVALLNMANVLHRAHFSADAAILAHAALDLTADLFTSHYTLGNIYAMLGEYNHSVLCYDQALQARSGIEQALRRKHAVLCQQKLEQRLEAQHRSLQRTLNELKEYQKQHDHYLRQQEALEKHKLIQEEQILRNIIHETQMAKEAQLGNHQVCRLGQQGWLLCPFDLPVRYHRGDVFESVHSIQFGDGMSVAGSTAMSSELTLNETRRPQPYASVSGGEELTSLWDREASSSAESQAELWPRRADCADRFPAVPPAHLLPTFYLEPETRGFRLRSILYKDLSPATVPVTPSCGPGPQPLPQDLPLPVGRQLPDAQASQVLLSRCGGLSMDQAGSLIAQALETSSAPRWLVQNEAALFWRAKGNATRALSCLRHALRAAPPQHRDLCLLNAANLLLHHGLPEEADPLLREALALNASEPLSLLSQVTMYLSQGNLRAALGVFRRALSLQASCGQCRTSLPLLRCLQFYPFLYNLTRPPCPDGSRCVEDDHELAQEGEARHSGENTDQGAATQPVSIQTDEDPLLFETPQAVVLDSNGSGELGQQDRNHRPEVKGEEEARQLKEELMGAFEGALDGGGPRGDLRGIRVLQSDGGMAGQSGGPCFGNCEDDEGAEWITFQVKRVRKPKAESSENVIGEEEPHQEEPPIRHSILEISGPTIPSPGPSGRWRDYAGLGWPGPEECQRTRRVELTTVASTWLAVSAKNIDITEHIDFATPLQEPAAEPVCNANLPASMHTLDHLGGVSNRAGIHYTGESQLREVLQNLGKDKFSPQSFELVGTRIAKVLEKNQTSWVLSSMAALYWRVKGQGKRAIDCLRQALNHAPHHMKDVPLISLANIFQNARLWEDALTVARMAVEIAPHFVVNHFTLANVYIAMEEFEKAMRWYESTLKLQPEFAPAKDRLRSIQCYLLNKKERRAP; encoded by the exons TTCGCCCATGAACCTGAAACACCCACACGATCTTGTTATTTTCATGAGACAAGAGACCCGTGTGAACTACCTCAAGGACCTGGAG AAGCAGCTTGTCGCCCAGAAGATCCACATTGAGGAGAATGAGGACCGGGATACTGGGCTGGAGCAGCGGCATTACAAGGAGGACCCCGACTGCATGACAGCCAAGGTGCCTCTGGGGGACCTGGACCTGTACGATGGCACCTACATCTCTCTGGAGAGCAAAGACATCAG CCCGGAGGACTATGTGGATTTCCGAGCACCGTTACCTCCAGGGCTGGAGAAGCCGGACTGCGGCAGGATTCTTGAGCTGCCGTACAGCATCCATGCTTTCCAGCACCTCCGG GGCATACAGGAGCGCGGGAACCTGACGTCCCCACTGCTCTCCAAGGAGGACCCCATCTTCATCGCCCTGTCCAATAAGCTGGGTCGCAGCGTGGACGAGGCAGGTCACCGGATACACCAGGGTCTGCTGAGG AACTCCTCCTCCTGGGTGCTTTACAACCTGGCGTCTTTCTACTGGCGCATAAAGAACGAACCCAGACATGCAGTGGACTGCGCGGTCCGGGCCCTGCACTTCTCGCCCAG GCAGCACAAGGACGTGGCGCTGCTGAATATGGCCAACGTCCTGCACCGAGCTCACTTCTCTGCGGACGCCGCCATTCTGGCTCACGCCGCCTTGGACCTCACGGCTGACCTCTTTACCAGCCACTACACGCTGGGGAACATCTACGCC ATGCTGGGGGAATATAACCATTCAGTGCTCTGCTATGACCAGGCCTTGCAGGCGCGCTCCGGGATCGAGCAGGCGCTGCGTCGCAAGCACGCAGTCCTCTGCCAGCAGAAGCTGGAGCAGCGACTGGAGGCCCAGCATCG GTCCCTGCAGCGCACGCTGAACGAGCTGAAGGAGTATCAGAAGCAGCATGACCATTACCTccgccagcaggaggcgctggaGAAACACAAGCTCATTCAGGAGGAGCAGATCCTGCGCAACATCATCCATGAGACGCAGATGGCCAAGGAGGCTCAGCTGG ggAACCACCAGGTGTGTCGCTTAGGCCAGCAGGGCTGGCTCCTGTGCCCCTTTGACCTGCCCGTGCGCTACCATCGCGGGGACGTCTTTGAGAGCGTTCACTCAATTCAG TTCGGCGATGGGATGTCTGTGGCTGGTAGTACGGCCATGAGTTCAGAGCTCACCCTCAACGAGACACGTCGGCCCCAACCCTACGCCTCCGTATCGGGGGGGGAGGAGCTCACCTCCCTCTGGGACAGGGAGGCGTCATCTTCGGCG GAGAGCCAGGCTGAGTTGTGGCCGAGGAGAGCAGACTGTGCCGACCGATTCCCAGCCGTGCCCCCGGCTCACCTGCTACCCACCTTTTACCTCGAACCTGAGACCCGCGGCTTCAG GCTTCGCAGCATACTGTACAAGGATTTGTCCCCAGCCACTGTGCCGGTCACCCCAAGCTGTGGGCCTGGTCCCCAGCCTCTTCCCCAGGACCTGCCACTGCCAGTGGGGCGGCAGCTTCCAGATGCCCAAGCCTCCCAG GTGCTTCTGTCTCGCTGTGGTGGCCTCAGCATGGACCAGGCCGGATCGCTCATAGCCCAGGCTCTGGAGACG TCTAGCGCCCCCCGGTGGCTCGTGCAGAATGAGGCGGCACTGTTCTGGCGTGCCAAAGGGAATGCCACCCGCGCGCTGTCCTGCCTGCGCCACGCCCTGCGTGCGGCCCCACCGCAGCATCGTGACCTCTGCCTGCTCAATGCCGCCAATCTGCTACTGCACCATGGACTGCCAGAGGAAGCCGACCCTCTGCTGCGGGAGGCTTTGGCTCTCAATGCTTCTGAG CCTCTGTCCTTGCTGAGCCAGGTCACCATGTACCTCTCCCAGGGGAACCTCAGAGCCGCACTGGGGGTGTTTCGTCGTGCTCTGTCCCTGCAGGCCAGCTGTGGGCAGTGTCGCACCAGCCTGCCCCTCCTGCGCTGCCTGCAGTTCTACCCGTTCCTGTACAACCTGACACGCCCCCCCTGTCCCG ATGGCTCTCGGTGCGTCGAAGATGACCATGAGCTGGCGCAGGAAGGGGAGGCCAGACACTCTGGGGAGAACACAGACCAGGGTGCAGCGACCCAGCCTGTGTCTATCCAGACCGATGAGGACCCCCTCCTCTTCGAGA CTCCCCAGGCAGTGGTACTTGATAGTAACGGGTCCGGGGAACTCGGGCAACAGGACAGAAATCACCGGCCAGAGGTGAAGGGTGAGGAGGAAGCACGGCAGCTGAAGGAGGAGCTGATGGGGGCCTTTGAGGGGGCACTGGATGGAGGGGGCCCACGTGGCGACCTCAGGGGCATCCGCGTTCTGCAGAGCGATGGTGGCATGGCCGGGCAAAGTGGTGGGCCCTGCTTTGGAAACTGCGAGGACGACGAGGGTGCGGAATGG ATCACATTCCAGGTGAAGCGAGTGCGGAAGCCCAAGGCAGAGTCGTCAGAGAATGTGATCGGGGAGGAAGAGCCCCACCAGGAGGAGCCGCCCATCAGACATTCCATCCTAGAGATTAGCGGGCCCACTATCCCCTCCCCAGGACCATCAG GACGATGGCGGGACTACGCGGGTCTGGGCTGGCCAGGTCCCGAGGAGTGCCAGCGAACACGGCGGGTAGAGCTGACCACGGTGGCCAGCACCTGGCTGGCTGTGTCAGCCAAAAACATAGA catcacGGAGCATATCGACTTCGCCACGCCCCTGCAGGAGCCGGCAGCAGAGCCCGTGTGCAATGCCAACCTCCCCGCCAGCATGCATACCCTGGATCACCTGGGGGGTGTTTCTAACCGTGCGGGCATCCACTACACAGGCGAGAGCCAGCTTCGTGAG GTTCTGCAAAATCTGGGCAAGGACAAGTTCTCCCCCCAGTCCTTTGAGCTGGTGGGCACCCGCATCGCCAAGGTTCTAGAGAAG AACCAAACATCATGGGTGCTTTCCAGCATGGCTGCTTTGTACTGGCGGGTCAAAGGTCAAGGCAAACGAGCAATTGACTGCCTACGGCAGGCACTCAACCACGCACCACACCACATGAAG GACGTGCCGCTCATTAGCCTGGCCAACATCTTCCAGAACGCACGGCTGTGGGAAGATGCTCTGACCGTAGCTCGCATGGCCGTGGAGATTGCGCCACACTTCGTCGTCAACCACTTCACCCTCGCCAACGTCTACATCGCCATG GAGGAGTTTGAGAAGGCCATGCGGTGGTACGAATCTACGCTGAAGCTGCAGCCGGAGTTTGCCCCGGCCAAAGACCGCCTGCGCAGCATCCAGTGTTACCTGCTCAACAAGAAGGAGCGACGGGCACCCTAG